A genomic segment from Necator americanus strain Aroian chromosome III, whole genome shotgun sequence encodes:
- a CDS encoding hypothetical protein (NECATOR_CHRIII.G10770.T1), which translates to MPYRPEADLKRPDLKGEFLCGHCGKTFCHAASLNRHRLNFHGDDQHCQLCDAKIPAHETVRRHMGVHHAINRVFTCGCCNWTFPDKKELHAHNNSMMRSGHPGDAKAIAISSRPPGSLSQAELRGEEHTSPRSQKNVSRKKEEKGTAAHLLFSQLMNSQSQSPSQVTVSADWLNAFLLNNPTLLPLLHNAHVGSGDTEMTPSTSIDEDPSNQSKSIFNNNNIEFSQLNVKTENDIMLSGPESGIASGEEVIETDSSPAPSSKESSPIANDTVPPFTRKRKSVDAIASILFKKKCMMG; encoded by the exons ATGCCGTATCGACCGGAAGCAGACCTCAAGAGACCAGACTTAAAAG GCGAATTTCTCTGTGGTCACTGCGGAAAGACATTTTGTCATGCAGCTTCGCTTAATCGACATCGCTTGAATTTCCACGGAGATGACCAGCATTGTCAACTTTGCGATGCGAAAATCCCAG CGCACGAGACAGTTCGTCGTCACATGGGTGTCCATCACGCCATAAACCGAGTGTTCACCTGTGGCTGCTGCAACTGGACCTTCCCAGACAAAAAG GAACTTCATGCCCACAATAACAGCATGATGCGAAGTGGACACCCTGGAGACGCCAAGGCGATCGCCATAAGCAGCAGGCCACCCG GCTCCCTTTCCCAGGCCGAACTTCGTGGTGAGGAGCACACTTCACCGAGATCTCAAAAGAACGTCTCCCGAAAGAAGGAGGAGAAAGGCACCGCTGCTCATTTGCTGTTCTCACAGCTTATGAAC TCACAGTCGCAGTCTCCTTCACAAGTGACAGTGTCGGCCGACTGGCTGAATGCGTTTCTACTTAACAACCCTACACTTCTTCCTCTGCTACACAACGCTCATGTGGGAAGTGGAGACACAGAG ATGACACCATCAACTTCTATCGACGAGGATCCGAGTAACCAAAGCAAGAGCAtttttaacaacaacaacatcgaGTTTTCTCAGTTGAACGTCAAAACAGAGAACGACATTATGTTGAGTGGACCAGAGTCTGGTATAGCGTCTGGTGAAGAA GTCATCGAAACTGATTCATCGCCAGCTCCAAGTTCAAAAGAAAGCAGTCCTATCGCCAACGACACTGTTCCACCATTTACG CGAAAACGCAAATCCGTTGACGCCATTGCTTCCATCCTCTTCAAAAAGAAGTGTATGATGGGATAA
- a CDS encoding hypothetical protein (NECATOR_CHRIII.G10770.T2) has translation MEVGTEKVLKMGTEKDQEGISPAVTISGQPIMGIDRAYTVNRLRVGSPMPYRPEADLKRPDLKGEFLCGHCGKTFCHAASLNRHRLNFHGDDQHCQLCDAKIPAHETVRRHMGVHHAINRVFTCGCCNWTFPDKKELHAHNNSMMRSGHPGDAKAIAISSRPPGSLSQAELRGEEHTSPRSQKNVSRKKEEKGTAAHLLFSQLMNSQSQSPSQVTVSADWLNAFLLNNPTLLPLLHNAHVGSGDTEMTPSTSIDEDPSNQSKSIFNNNNIEFSQLNVKTENDIMLSGPESGIASGEEVIETDSSPAPSSKESSPIANDTVPPFTRKRKSVDAIASILFKKKCMMG, from the exons ATGGAAGTTGGCACGGAAAAAGTGCTCAAGATGGGCACTGAAAAAGATCAGGAAGGAATATCTCCA GCTGTCACTATAAGTGGGCAACCCATTATGGGCATTGATCGAGCTTACACTGTAAATCGGTTGCGGGTTGG GAGCCCAATGCCGTATCGACCGGAAGCAGACCTCAAGAGACCAGACTTAAAAG GCGAATTTCTCTGTGGTCACTGCGGAAAGACATTTTGTCATGCAGCTTCGCTTAATCGACATCGCTTGAATTTCCACGGAGATGACCAGCATTGTCAACTTTGCGATGCGAAAATCCCAG CGCACGAGACAGTTCGTCGTCACATGGGTGTCCATCACGCCATAAACCGAGTGTTCACCTGTGGCTGCTGCAACTGGACCTTCCCAGACAAAAAG GAACTTCATGCCCACAATAACAGCATGATGCGAAGTGGACACCCTGGAGACGCCAAGGCGATCGCCATAAGCAGCAGGCCACCCG GCTCCCTTTCCCAGGCCGAACTTCGTGGTGAGGAGCACACTTCACCGAGATCTCAAAAGAACGTCTCCCGAAAGAAGGAGGAGAAAGGCACCGCTGCTCATTTGCTGTTCTCACAGCTTATGAAC TCACAGTCGCAGTCTCCTTCACAAGTGACAGTGTCGGCCGACTGGCTGAATGCGTTTCTACTTAACAACCCTACACTTCTTCCTCTGCTACACAACGCTCATGTGGGAAGTGGAGACACAGAG ATGACACCATCAACTTCTATCGACGAGGATCCGAGTAACCAAAGCAAGAGCAtttttaacaacaacaacatcgaGTTTTCTCAGTTGAACGTCAAAACAGAGAACGACATTATGTTGAGTGGACCAGAGTCTGGTATAGCGTCTGGTGAAGAA GTCATCGAAACTGATTCATCGCCAGCTCCAAGTTCAAAAGAAAGCAGTCCTATCGCCAACGACACTGTTCCACCATTTACG CGAAAACGCAAATCCGTTGACGCCATTGCTTCCATCCTCTTCAAAAAGAAGTGTATGATGGGATAA